Within the Vigna angularis cultivar LongXiaoDou No.4 chromosome 10, ASM1680809v1, whole genome shotgun sequence genome, the region attattattattattattattattattattattatcatccatactattattattattattattatcattgtttTACATTATATAAAGATAACTAACGTTAACATTATTCTTAAATGTTTTCCTGTTGTGAGTGGTAGCGTTGTAACAAATGAATTGTTCTTTTTATCTGGCATGATTACACAATTCTGAACTACTTTCTTTTGTACTTGTAATGGGTCACTATTGTtgttttaacaatattaaacagagtgtttcttcctgcacctctaACACTTCATCTTGTATctccaacttttttaaaaataactttttaatcttagtaaatattttgtttacttttttctttctatttaaagTAATTCTATACTAATTTAACTCTGCAccattttaacaaaatttttaacCCTTCCTTGGTCctcatttttgtatgaaaatctcagttcggtcctcattttttcatctgttttaattgggtcatattttttgtaaaaatgaacacattttactCTAACCGTTAACTAGTCtcagacggcgttaaatttatCTAAgctgtattttttcttttattgacaTGGCATTGTGCACTAAAATTGAATGGCTCTTGTGTTTTATCCAGGTGGACGACCAAGCCCTAACATTTAAGGGCATCCCCTCTCATCCAAAGTATATTTTCGTCTTGGGGAAGAAGAGGTTCGTCTTTCGTCTTCGCCAAGCACACCTGCTGTCTTTCGTCTTCGCCAAGCACTATGGTGTTGAGGTATTGGTAAGGATGTCTCGTTCATCTTCCTCTTGCAAGTGTTTGGGTTCGGCCATGCAACACGTAGTGGTAGTCTTAGGAGGTTGGGTACAAAACCAACATGCTTCTGTGGTCAGAATGCAGTGTTCTGTATTGCGAGAACCCCTAAAAATAAGGGGAAAAAATTCTAGGGTTGCCCTAACTTTAAGGTCAGTTTTACATAAGCATAAATGTTTGTCTATTTATTTGGGTTTTCACGAAGGAGTGTGTGTTCTTGTTGAACAGGGTGGGAGTGAAGAATTGGTTGGCTGCAACTTCTTTCAGTGGTGCATTGAAGAAGGAAATGAAGGAAATGGGCTGAATGTAGAAAAAAGGAGTGGTAGTGtaagaaatgaagaagtgggTGTGATGAGCATGGAACACAGTGTGTTGCAGATGGAAGAAAGATATGCTGAAAAGATCATAATGGCTTTTATAGAGAAAAGTTTAGTTAAGTTGGAAAAGTGGTTGAAATTCTTAGTGGGGATGATCTTTGTgatatttgttttgaatgtaaTTGTATTAGCAATGTTGCTGAAACTTGGTTGATATACTGTCTCATTTGATTTCATTGTTGAAACTTAGCTTTTATGTAATGTGTCTTTTATTTATGAAGGTGAGTGATTACCGTGATAATGTgtctaatttaatttcttttaattatattggtAGTTTAAGTGGAATAATCATAAAGCAAAATCATGATTGATTAAGTGGAATAATCACAAACATCATAAAGCAATGAGAAATAAAGATCATGACTGATAACGAAATTAGGCAATAATCACTTTGTCATAACCAAAATCATTGTCTTACATCATAACAAAATGTGTTCAAAATGATAAGATCATTGTCTTACATATCCAAAATACATCAACTTTCATATCCAAAATACATGAAGATTACATCATAACAGAGTGTGTTCAAAATGATAGAGCAAACATTtgctacaaaatataaataagtttagtaCATTAGATCATTCATCAGATACAAACATAGTTGTTTCGTGAGTAATAGGAACTTATGTTGCTGAAGGTTGGCTGGGTTCTGGTTGTTCAGGACATTGGTCAGTACCAAGCATAGTAGATTCTTGAGTTATTGGAACATCTGTTGGTGGAGGTTGGGTGACTTCTGTTTGTTCAGCAGATTGGGTAGTAGGAACCTCTACTGTTGGAGGTCTTTGTGGACAACCTTTTTTGTTGTGTCCAAGTTCTTTGCAGATGACACATTTTTTTCTGTGTCCACCCTTTCTTAATTCAATGTCATTCTTTTTCAACTCCCAATCCTCCAATCTTCGTTTCTTTTTGGGCCTTCCTGACATTGTCCTCTTCTTTGGTGGTAATTTATCTGAATAGGGTGTAACCTCCCAAACATGTTGACCATTGATAGGGTTAATAATTGTGTTGTAAGTCTCTTCATAGGTAGACTTCCTAAACTAGTGCCCAATGTATTCTTCtgcatttatattaaaaaatttcattgcaTTTATGGCATGACTACAAGGAATGCCAATAATTGCCCATTTTCTACATGTGCAGTCCATGTTGTCAACATTCACAACAAATTGCTGCCCAAACACGAAATGAAATACCTTACCTTATACGTTCAATCAGAAAACCAAACACAAAACGAAATACCTTAGTTCGCGTCAACTATCGGCTGGATTCTCTTCATCTTGTCTAAGATTGTAGTTGGTGATCGTCTTCCGCTTCGTCTCGCAACAAGGAAATGAAATCCTCAATTCCAATTTCAAATCCCTAATTCTGATATACCTAAAGTGAATAAAGGGAAGTAAATAATGTCACATCACTACTgtttatttaatcaaaacacTCCACGTAAATGAGGAACATACATCAACACATTCTCTCTGCACCACGTGGCCTTAATTTAACGTCGTCTGAGACCagttaacggttagggtaaaatgtgttcatttttacaaaaaatatgacccaattgagacaaatgataaaatgaagACCAAACTAAGATTTCCATACAAAAATTAGGACCAAAGGAGAGtttaaaccatttttaaaacattgtctattatttataatttaataactatttaatttaatttcaaaatttaattatatataatattttttcatattttaataattattataatagttatattacaaaaattaaaattaaaataattaaaataaaagtaattaaaataaaagtaataaaaataaaaataattatataaaaactaatttaatatatataaatatattaaattaataaaataaaattttgaaatttttagattcttaattattatttttattattttaattcttttaatattactactataaaaatataaattatattttaatagttatttaaatataaaatatattaaataatattaatttttaaattgaattaaataattaataaaatataaataaaaaacaaatttttatcgTCGGAATTGGAAATCCAATAACATAGTTATAGATACCAATATCcgatgacatttttttaaattttattttctatttaaaatttattaataatttaatttttcatataataattatattacaaaaattaaaattaaaatatttaaaataaaatcaataaaaataaaaataattatataaaatctgatttaatataaatatattaaaatattaaattaataaaataagatttcgaaatttttaaatttcttaattattattatttttttattttttttaatattactacTATAATactacaaattatattttaataattatttaaatataagatatattaaatattacaaaaattttaaattaaattagataattaatacggtataaataaaaaacaaatcttTAAAAACTTTTTGTCAGAATTGGATATCTCATAAAATAGTTATCAGATACCAATATCcgatgatttttttaaattttatttttatttaaaatttaataataatttaatttttcatatcataattatattaaaaaattaaaattaaaataattaaaataaaaataataaaaatatagacaattatataaaatctgatttaatatataaatatattaaattatattaatatattaaattaataaaataagatttcaaaatttttagatttcttaattattattatttttaggttaaatatatttttagttcctaaactattcagtgaatttgtttttagtccttctttcaaactaagctacattttgatccttcttcttaaagaaatgataatttttcgtcctccaaaactaacagcGTTAAAAATCAGGTAAGGTGGCTAACGATAACATgtcacatcatttttttttctgacccTGAATCAATTTTTCCGGCttttctccctccctctctctccctccTTCTTCACGCCCAGTTTCTCTCCCTCTCGATCCGCGACCGGTGCAAATCAAACTCAAACAAGTACCCTTGCTGCATCAAATTCCCAATCACAAAAAATCCAGAACCCGGTCGAAATTGCCTGAATCGCGAGACACTTTACTCCATCCACCGcctcaataaaataattcaacgCCGGCGGCAACAACACCGATTTTTCGGTGAAGAAGAATCTCAGCTTCGGCAGCCTTGGTCTTGTGATGCCGTAAACGTTAACACAAAGGTCGAACCCCAGAGCGGCGACACCCTCCGCCATAGGAAATCAAAGTTGCAAGTGCCAACACCGAACAATCTTTGCTACGACACAGTTGTAGGGTTCATGGATGGAGAAGGTCAGAAACGTCATCACAGGCCAGAAGACCACGTAGTCCCAGGGAGACGCGGCGCAAGCGGATTCCGATTCATTCACTATGCTTCGTTAATTCCTTTTAATTCCAATTTCGCCCTTGCTTCTCCTTTCTCACATATCTCATAAAGTGTTATTACATTTTCTTAACCTAGTAAGATAATGATATTATTGATATCGGGTTTTGCGgtggatgaaaatgaagaatgCAAAAAGAATTGGCGCTTCTAAGGAGTTCATGGTTGGACGAAGCAGCGAAGCCACTTTTTCCTCTGCCTTCGAGAAATACGAAGCCATAATTCCATATCTTCGGGGTTTTGGATAAATTCATACTTCACAatgtttatttatgtatatattaattgatttgCGATTTATTCTTCTGGCTTTGatccttttgttttgttatcttCATAATCTTCAAACTGCTCAAAAGCAGGAAGCGGCAAAGCGTTGTGGCGACAAAGCGGTTGTTACAGTGTGTGGGTGTGGGGTGAGGGACGAATCGATAAGGCAAGTCGTAGTAGTGGTAGGAGGAGAAGGTGGGCGTGAAGATGCAGGGAAGGAGAAGGAGGGAGATGGAGAGAGAAAAGCCAGAAAgattgatagaaaaaaaatgacgtgGCATACACCGTTAGCCACCTTAGTTGATATTTAACGCAttagttttgaaaaacaaaaatttatcattTCCCTAAAGAGAATGATCAAAATGTAGCtcagtttgaaaaataaagtcaaaacaaattcgcttgatagtttagggattaaaaacatatttaatccttatttttatttttttaataccactactataataatataaactatattttaatagttatttaagtataaaatatattaaataatattaaatttttaaattaaattaaataattaataaagtataaataaaaaacaatggtATCGGAAATAGAAATTCGATAACATAGTTATCAGATACcagactttttttaaaaaaattattttctatttaaaatttaataataatttaatttaaatgaaaaggttatattttaataattattaaagtatgaaaaaatattaaataatattatatttttaaattaaattaaatagttattaaattataaataaaagataaagtcttaaaaattttattttaaagtgtGTAGAGTTAAAAAAGTACAGGAGTAGGATTACTTTAAATGGaaagagaaaatgtaaaaaaaaatatatactgaggttaaaaataaatttttagaaaaattggaGGTGGAGGATAAAGTAGTGGAGGTTCACGATGAAACACTCTACCAAACAAGCTACGAATTCTACATATTTGGGCCACTATTATTTGACTCATCTAGCTCCCCAGCCTGGACCCGTGAATTATTCATATTTGGGCAACTTTAATTGTGTTTAAAGTAGCATACTCATATTATTTGCTATTTTGGGGATTTTGTCTATTTTAATTCAAGAACTAAAAGGgcctttattaaaaataatataaaagtgtaCTAAAAGGTCACgaagaaagtttttttttatgtaaacaTAATGTTTATTATTTGTCTTGAATTATCGAGGTTATTTATGTATTAGAACATTGTTTTAAGAAAGacttttaaaagttttggtTAGTGAGTGATTTTTTTGTTAAgttgtatgattttttaaattaatgagtaattttttaaaatcttaaataaaaatgataccGGTGCTTGTATTTTGATAATATAAGTGATTTAATGTTTTActtcataatatatatagtaatttTTATGATGAATTTGGTGTGATCTCTCTTACTTcgcattcttttattttcattttttctaataatttttcacataatataatttatttataaactttataattatatactttaaattttataattatgtatatctttttattttataatttattaatttggtttaaaaatattttttgttaaataaaataaatatttaaagaagATATCGTCACTATAACTTTTTTTAGTAAAATGTGAGTCTAAAATAATTGTcactttatataattaagaataaaatctAATGTTATATACTCAActcacatattttaaaattttaaaaattcaatgaaaaaatttaaataaatttttttagaaaaaaacttaaaacatgaATTACTTATTATAAAACTTAGTCATGATAGAACGACATTTTTTGAATACATTGGCTGATTAAAAAAAGCAGAGAGGAAAAGTCCccatgttattatataatctgCTCCGCTGGAAGGAACACGTGTTTTGTGGGTCCAGGTGGACGTGCCGATAGGGAATTACAACCAAGAGttccatattttaatttataccgATGAAATCCTCAGTCACTCATCATCACCACCCAACATTCTTCAACTCTCTAAATCGCATTTACAATTTTGATCATTGCAAACTACAAATCTCGGTCTCCGGAATTCGCCACATTCCCCCAATCCACGTATCCCAAACACTAACTTTACTTCCCTTTTCAATTCCAGAATCTTCTCCTCCAACAGAGAAATAAAACTTAGGGTTACACATAGTTATTCAGTTaataaatcatacaaaaatGAGCTTTCAGGACATCGAGTCTGGACGGCCTTTTGCTACCGGGCGCAACCTGATCAACGGCAAACAAGATCCTACGCAAGCGGTGGCTTCTGGCATATTTCAGATCAACACCGCCGTCTCCACGTTCCAGCGACTCGTCAACACCCTCGGAACCCCCAAGGACACGCCCGAACTCCGCGAGAAGTTGTAAGATCATCATCATCGTCGTATcttcattctctctttctctctatctGCCTCgattttgttgttttgattgATCGGAATGCAAATTGCTTGTCGTTTAAGACATCGATTGGATTGAGCTTTGTTGCTATTACGGTGATGTGGCTGACGCGTATTAGCATTTTGCAGGCATAAGACAAGACTGCACATTGGACAATTGGTGAAGGATACTTCGAATAAACTTAAGCAAGCTAGTGAGATTGATCACAATGCTGAAGTTAATGTAATGCTTTCTACTTTAATTCAACATGCAAAGCGTCTTAGACTTGTTTTTGTCTTTATCAGATTCTGTAATGAATGAGCTTCTTTGTAAACTATTGAGTTTATTGCTTAGCTGGCACTTTTATATAACGCGGTCAAGATTAAAGGAGTTTTGGGGTTTACTTTTGAGTGGATGCATGTGTTGTATTTTTGATAGATTATGTAATGAATTATTGGTGGTGTGAtcttgagtttttttttccttgaagGAAGAAGTGGCGTTCAATGACCTGTTTGTATTTGCAGGCGAATAAGAAGATAGCAGATGCTAAGCTTGCAAAGGATTTTCAGGCGGTGTTGAAAGAGTTTCAGAAGGCTCAGCGTCTTGCAGCTGAGAGGGAAACAGCTTACACACCTTTTGTTCCACAAGCAGTTCTTCCATCCAGGTATAATGAACTGTTTTTGGATTGTTTGAATCAGGCAATACATGTTATAATAtgtcaacaaatattattaatttggttttattgTTGTAAGTAAAATATTCTGTTTGATTAAATTAAGCTATAAATATTCTGTAAATTAGAGAACCGGTCTTTACTTCTCTGAGAGGATCATAGGAAGATCTATTCTTTTTTCCCATTTTGTAATAATCTATTTCGGCACATTATTATCCCCTTTCTATAAGAGACAGTTTGACTGAAAAATTATGCGCATAACTATTTTCGTAGTTGGAGTTTAACTATGTATGAGGCAAGATGCTccttgtgtttgtgtatgtgacTTGTATATAGAAGCAACTTTATTGCTTGAACGTTTGGAACAATGAACTAAAAGGTTTCTTTTGGTGAACAGTTGTGTTTCTCTAGTTACCTGTTTGCTGTTGTTTCTAATCTTCATTACCTATTCGTAGACTGCTAATGATATGGGCTTTCCTTCCTGTTTGCAGCTATACAGCTGGCGAAGTAGCCATTAGTTCTGATAAGACTCCTGAACAGCGGGCCCTTCTTGTCGAATCTAGAAGGTGATTTCTCTCATTTATAGTGAACGAGTGATTTGCAGATTTATTTTCAtgagattattatttttcttaaaagattaAGAGCGCTACTTCTACTATGGATATTGGATAAAATTGCAACATACTGGCAAGATCCACTTatcatttgatttaattaaaaacttagCATCAAATTATTTATCTGAAGGTTGCTTGTCAAATTCAACTAATTTCACGTTTCATCTGTAATGGCAAAGTGTCGTCTTCTGTTTTTTCCTTGGTGTGGCAAAAGGATTTGGTGATTTGATTATGGGCCGGTCTACCACATTACTAAGTTCGATAGAAAAACTAACTGAACATGAATTTGTAATATTTGAACACACTAATTTTTAAGTTTGACCATttgcattattttattttctaagcTCTTGTATTATTGATGCCACACAGACAGGAAGTGTTATTCTTAGATAATGAGATTGCATTCAATGAGGCTATCATTGAGGAAAGAGAGCAAGGCATTCAAGAAATCCATCAGCAAATTGGTGAAGTGAATGAGATTTTCAAAGATCTTGCTGTGCTTGTCCATGAGCAAGGAACAATGATTGGTAACTTACTTT harbors:
- the LOC108335027 gene encoding syntaxin-22, which encodes MSFQDIESGRPFATGRNLINGKQDPTQAVASGIFQINTAVSTFQRLVNTLGTPKDTPELREKLHKTRLHIGQLVKDTSNKLKQASEIDHNAEVNANKKIADAKLAKDFQAVLKEFQKAQRLAAERETAYTPFVPQAVLPSSYTAGEVAISSDKTPEQRALLVESRRQEVLFLDNEIAFNEAIIEEREQGIQEIHQQIGEVNEIFKDLAVLVHEQGTMIDDIGSNIEHSHEATARAKSQLAKASKTQRSNSSLTCLLLVIFGIVLLIVIIVLAA